A section of the Metabacillus endolithicus genome encodes:
- a CDS encoding stage VI sporulation protein F has translation MFDEIEKRTGLTVNDLVKMMEFFKQTDFQKEQELRAFIRKVSQTAKKPISKKTENLIVQTYESFQNDTKIYNSRRRNS, from the coding sequence ATGTTTGATGAAATTGAAAAAAGAACAGGATTAACGGTGAACGATCTTGTTAAAATGATGGAATTTTTCAAACAAACAGATTTCCAAAAGGAACAAGAGCTTCGAGCCTTTATTCGAAAAGTCTCTCAGACTGCCAAAAAACCGATATCAAAGAAAACGGAAAACTTGATTGTTCAAACCTATGAATCTTTTCAGAATGATACAAAGATATATAACAGCAGAAGAAGAAATTCATAG
- a CDS encoding LLM class flavin-dependent oxidoreductase yields the protein MKEDEIIHSHGMEIGIYSLADLRPNPHTGETIGAKQRIEEIVEAAKLADEAGLDVFGLGEHHRFDYAVSSPSVVLSSISQVTKRIKLTTATTVFNTNDPVRLYEDFATLDLISNGRAEIIAGRGAYLESFPLFGYDVKNYDELFEENITLFQKLNEEKNVTWEGNFRSPLQHADIVPRAFQDKLPLWIGVGNTPQSAARAGRLGTGLVVVTFGKDYLVYKDLVDIYRQEADKYGVSPTEIKVAVSGHTYLSNTAEQAKKEFFPYHSSYWRSMDGDQKEIRNDFEQITSEKGSLFVGSSQQIIEKILHQYELFGHQRFMAQIDIGGMHFKTVVENIERLATEVAPVIRRETKK from the coding sequence ATGAAGGAAGATGAAATCATTCACTCTCATGGAATGGAAATTGGAATTTATTCTTTAGCAGATTTACGGCCTAATCCCCATACAGGAGAAACCATCGGTGCTAAGCAGCGAATCGAAGAAATCGTTGAAGCGGCAAAGCTTGCAGATGAGGCAGGACTTGATGTTTTTGGTTTAGGTGAGCACCACCGTTTTGATTATGCAGTGTCATCTCCTTCTGTTGTATTGTCTTCAATTTCTCAGGTAACCAAAAGAATAAAACTAACAACTGCAACCACAGTCTTTAACACAAACGACCCAGTTCGTTTATATGAAGATTTTGCAACACTTGATCTTATATCAAATGGTCGTGCCGAGATTATTGCCGGCCGAGGAGCCTACTTGGAATCTTTCCCTCTCTTTGGATATGATGTAAAAAATTATGATGAATTATTTGAGGAAAATATTACACTTTTCCAAAAGTTGAATGAAGAGAAAAATGTAACGTGGGAAGGGAATTTCCGCTCTCCTCTGCAGCATGCAGATATTGTTCCACGTGCATTTCAAGACAAACTGCCGTTATGGATTGGTGTTGGTAACACACCGCAAAGTGCAGCACGTGCGGGAAGATTAGGTACCGGTTTAGTTGTCGTTACCTTTGGAAAAGATTATCTAGTTTATAAAGACCTTGTAGACATATATCGTCAAGAAGCAGACAAATATGGAGTGTCTCCTACAGAGATTAAAGTAGCAGTTAGTGGACACACCTACCTTTCAAACACAGCTGAACAAGCTAAAAAAGAATTCTTTCCCTATCATTCAAGTTATTGGAGATCAATGGATGGGGATCAGAAAGAGATAAGAAATGACTTTGAACAAATAACCAGTGAGAAAGGATCACTATTTGTGGGAAGCTCGCAACAAATTATCGAAAAAATTTTACATCAATATGAACTTTTTGGACATCAACGTTTTATGGCGCAAATTGATATTGGAGGAATGCATTTTAAAACTGTGGTTGAAAACATTGAACGATTAGCCACCGAAGTAGCACCTGTCATAAGAAGGGAAACAAAGAAATAG